The proteins below come from a single Argentina anserina chromosome 1, drPotAnse1.1, whole genome shotgun sequence genomic window:
- the LOC126804616 gene encoding uncharacterized protein LOC126804616: protein MDKVLNKQCLKERFDIMHDARLPIVLADWRSVHLLDFSKVLDYHQAMLNLHADLNVCGKEKTDDDMIEKTLETFSESVSEIAHQYRLDYEGKRIKNFTELMNLLKKKERHNEIILNNNNLRPAGTKRVPEAH from the coding sequence ATGGACAAGGTGCTCAACAAACAGTGCCTAAAGGAACGGTTTGATATTATGCATGACGCGCGATTGCCAATTGTTTTGGCAGACTGGAGATCTGTTCATCTACTGGATTTTTCCAAGGTTCTTGATTACCATCAGGCGATGTTAAATCTCCACGCAGACTTAAATGTATGTGGCAAGGAGAAAACTGACGATGACATGATCGAGAAGACCCTAGAGACTTTCTCAGAATCTGTGAGTGAAATAGCTCACCAATATCGCCTTGATTATGAGGgcaaaagaatcaagaatttTACAGAATTGATGAaccttctcaagaagaagGAACGTCATAATGAGATCATTCTCAACAATAACAATCTAAGACCTGCAGGGACGAAAAGAGTTCCGGAAGCTCATTAG